In one Musa acuminata AAA Group cultivar baxijiao chromosome BXJ2-5, Cavendish_Baxijiao_AAA, whole genome shotgun sequence genomic region, the following are encoded:
- the LOC135611710 gene encoding peroxidase 5-like has translation MELMGVVVVVLASVLVLCYSSVLEAQLQVGFYKSTCPQAESIIASEVRRALASNIGLAAGLVRMHFHDCFVRGCDGSVLIDSSSNNTAEKDSFINNPSLRGFEVIDNAKTRLEAACQGVVSCADILALAARDSVVMTGGVMYQVPAGRRDGRVSLVSEVLASLPGPTFDVDQLTRSFASKGLTQDEMVTLSGAHTIGRSHCAAFSSRLFDFNSTDGHDPSLDSAYASQLKQQCPQGSNDTSLVAFMDPRSPYTLDTAYYANLLQNRGLFASDQALATDSTTAGLVKQNAAAGGGIAWKRKFAAAMVKMGQIDVLTGSDGEIRSRCRVIN, from the exons ATGGAGCTGATGGGAGTGGTGGTAGTAGTGTTAGCTTCTGTGCTGGTGCTGTGCTATAGTTCTGTGCTGGAAGCTCAGCTTCAGGTCGGGTTCTACAAGAGCACATGCCCACAGGCTGAATCCATCATCGCCAGTGAGGTCAGGAGAGCGCTGGCGAGTAACATTGGCCTGGCTGCTGGGCTCGTGAGGATGCATTTCCATGACTGCTTTGTGAGG GGTTGTGATGGTTCTGTTCTTATCGACTCCAGTTCGAACAACACTGCCGAGAAGGACTCGTTCATCAACAATCCAAGCCTCCGGGGATTCGAAGTCATCGACAATGCGAAGACCCGATTGGAAGCTGCTTGCCAAGGAGTCGTCTCGTGTGCAGATATACTTGCTTTAGCAGCCAGGGATAGCGTGGTGATG ACGGGAGGAGTGATGTACCAGGTCCCAGCTGGAAGAAGAGACGGGAGGGTGTCGCTGGTTTCTGAGGTGTTGGCTAGCCTTCCGGGTCCCACGTTCGATGTCGACCAACTTACTCGGAGCTTCGCCAGCAAAGGGCTCACTCAGGATGAGATGGTCACTCTCTCCG GTGCGCACACCATCGGCCGCTCGCACTGCGCCGCCTTCAGCAGCAGGCTCTTTGACTTCAACTCCACGGACGGGCACGACCCGAGTTTGGACTCGGCGTACGCGTCGCAGCTGAAGCAGCAGTGTCCGCAGGGCAGCAACGACACCAGCCTCGTCGCCTTCATGGATCCCCGCAGCCCCTACACCTTGGACACCGCCTACTACGCCAACCTCCTGCAGAACCGAGGCCTCTTCGCCTCCGACCAAGCCCTCGCCACCGACTCGACGACAGCGGGCCTGGTGAAGCAGAACGCGGCCGCCGGCGGTGGGATCGCCTGGAAGAGGAAGTTTGCTGCGGCCATGGTGAAGATGGGTCAGATAGACGTGCTGACGGGAAGCGATGGAGAGATACGTAGCCGCTGCAGGGTTATCAACTAA